One Gordonia sp. SID5947 genomic region harbors:
- a CDS encoding response regulator transcription factor: MSADAAPGGAPDQPVRVYLVDDHELVRRGLRDLLSTSEDLEVVGEAASVGEAEVGILATKPDVAVLDVRLPDGNGVELCRDVRAQEPSVHCLMLTSYADDDALLAAVLAGASGFVLKQILGHDLVAAVRTVGRGGSLLDDRSTAALLAKLRDGKGSAADPLVDLTAQEREVFNHIGDGLTNRQIAERMFLAEKTIKNYVSRILSKLDMQRRTQVAVMATKLRDGKM; this comes from the coding sequence ATGTCTGCCGATGCCGCACCGGGCGGTGCGCCGGACCAACCGGTCCGCGTCTACCTCGTCGACGACCACGAATTGGTCCGCCGCGGTCTGCGTGATCTGCTGAGCACCTCCGAGGACCTGGAGGTGGTCGGCGAAGCCGCGTCGGTGGGAGAGGCCGAGGTCGGCATCCTCGCCACCAAGCCGGATGTCGCGGTGCTCGATGTGCGCCTCCCCGACGGTAACGGCGTGGAACTCTGCCGTGACGTGCGTGCACAGGAGCCGTCGGTGCACTGCCTGATGCTGACCAGTTACGCCGACGACGACGCCCTGCTCGCGGCGGTCCTGGCCGGTGCGTCCGGCTTCGTTCTCAAACAGATCCTCGGTCACGACCTCGTCGCTGCGGTCCGAACGGTCGGGCGCGGCGGCTCGCTGCTCGACGATCGCAGCACGGCCGCTCTCCTCGCCAAGCTGCGCGACGGCAAGGGCTCGGCCGCCGATCCTCTCGTCGACCTCACCGCCCAGGAACGCGAGGTGTTCAACCACATCGGCGACGGACTCACCAACCGCCAGATCGCCGAACGGATGTTCTTGGCGGAGAAGACGATCAAGAATTATGTTTCCCGCATCCTGTCGAAACTCGACATGCAACGCCGCACGCAGGTCGCCGTGATGGCGACCAAGCTGCGCGACGGCAAGATGTGA
- a CDS encoding acyl-ACP desaturase, translating to MTSLISSPASPETSMTGSDLLRELLPVCETEVERHMTMTRDWHPHDYVPWDDGRNFAALGGADWDPSQSALSETAKAAMITNLLTEDNLPSYHRVIADNFSLDDAWGFWVGRWTAEEMRHSVVMRDYLVVTRGVDPVELEHIRMQHMTHGFNPLPEDDGQRDHSFDMLYAVSYVSFQELATRVSHRNTGKACGDPIADRMLQRVAADENLHMLFYRNIVDGALDLVPDQAMAAIYGIVSNFQMPGATMPNFRRNAVLIAKGGIYDLPQHMSEVVMPVLRKWRIFERDDFGPLGEHYRELLDGFLGEMTVKVRRFEESRERALLRQQARAGGVVER from the coding sequence ATGACCAGCCTGATCAGTTCACCGGCGAGCCCAGAGACTTCGATGACCGGATCGGACCTGTTGCGGGAGTTGCTCCCGGTCTGCGAGACCGAGGTCGAGCGACACATGACGATGACCAGGGACTGGCATCCCCACGACTACGTCCCGTGGGACGACGGCCGCAACTTCGCCGCGCTCGGCGGCGCGGACTGGGATCCGTCGCAGTCCGCGCTGTCGGAGACGGCCAAGGCTGCCATGATCACCAACCTCCTGACCGAGGACAACCTGCCGTCATATCACCGCGTGATCGCCGACAACTTCAGTCTCGACGACGCCTGGGGCTTCTGGGTGGGTCGCTGGACTGCCGAGGAGATGCGTCACTCGGTGGTGATGCGCGACTATCTCGTGGTCACCCGCGGCGTGGATCCGGTGGAGTTGGAGCACATCCGGATGCAGCACATGACGCACGGCTTCAACCCGTTGCCCGAGGACGACGGTCAGCGAGATCACAGCTTCGACATGCTCTACGCCGTCAGCTATGTCAGCTTTCAGGAACTCGCCACCCGGGTTTCACATCGCAACACCGGCAAGGCCTGCGGTGACCCGATCGCGGACCGCATGTTGCAGCGCGTCGCCGCGGACGAGAACCTGCACATGCTCTTCTACCGCAACATCGTCGACGGTGCGCTCGACCTCGTCCCGGATCAGGCGATGGCCGCCATCTACGGCATCGTCTCGAATTTCCAGATGCCCGGCGCGACGATGCCCAACTTCCGCCGCAATGCGGTTCTGATCGCCAAGGGCGGTATCTACGATCTGCCACAGCACATGTCGGAGGTGGTGATGCCCGTGCTGCGCAAGTGGCGGATCTTCGAACGCGACGACTTCGGTCCGCTCGGTGAGCACTATCGGGAACTGCTCGACGGCTTTCTGGGAGAGATGACCGTCAAGGTGCGCAGGTTCGAGGAATCCCGTGAGCGCGCTCTGCTCCGACAGCAGGCCAGGGCAGGCGGAGTCGTCGAGCGCTGA